The genomic region AATGAACATATGAGAAACACAGATGCACgcttttaaacaaattttaatgcaaaataaaaaaaaagaaaaatatagatCCGGTATAGTTGCTCTTAACTAtacaatacaaatatctaaaagaaaatgtaattaacTGAATGAGAGatacaataaaactgtttttaatttcttaattgcCCTTGTGTAGGGTAACTGTAGTTGAATAACTTCATGCCAATCTTAAATAGGATTCATGAAACAAGACAAAGTGCCCAACACCACTGCCGGGAATGACCAAAATGCACAAAACCAATAAAAAGCTCAGCACAGTCCCCTTCATAATACTAGTTAAGCTATCATTATTGGTCATTTCAGATGGTAAATGTTAACAGTACAATGTGTTTAATAATATAACCTAATCTTACTTTTAGATGCTAGAATTTACAGTGATTTGTGACTTAAAAAATGTCCATTAAGTCTTCACATTGCATACTTCTGGGTCCATTCTCTTGCTAGTCTGTTGTACCTGGTACAAGAAAGTCAAAAATTAATAAGTTCATAAACAGACTAGTTTGTCTAACCAGATTTTCCAATCTAACGTAACACGTTTGGTCTATGTTACTCGAACTCGTGATGTTCCAAACCTTTTTAAATGTTCACAAAGGGTGAATTCCTGAAGAATAACCCAGTGATTCTTGtcaatataatgaaagtgaaaataCTGTAGTCAGTGCAATAAATTAAAGTCCTCTGAAGTCATAAGATAGCTAGGAATAAACCACAATTTGAgcaactgtttaataaaaatcttGATATCTGCCCTAACTCTGCTTCATGCATTCTGAAGCACAGTAGCgacatccaagatgtaaactTCACATTGGATTTTTACAATGAATCAAGTTTACAAATCGGTATGAATTCATTCATGAACTGGACTGATCTGATTCACAAATTCACTGACTCAATGGGTGCTACTCAATTCTCAAATAGGTGCTTCCTCGTTTCTTTGCACTTCAATCCAAGTTGGCCATCTTGAATGACATGTTGAGTAGGCAAGGAACAAGGAGTGAGGAATCTTCCAGCAGAGCATGAATACACAGTGTGTCTTGACGAAAACCTTGACACTCATATCAATTCTTCAACCCTTCACATTAGTCCCAATTTTGATTTACGTTTCACCTTTCCAGTACATTTCACATacactcaaataataataaatatatgccTTTGAATTGCACATTAAATTTCCATTCATTTGAATCGCATggttttaaaacaaatttaaagtAATGCATATCCATCATCAACCAGACAAGAAACAGGTAAGACTTTTTTAAACTGgccatatttaaaatatgttcatacttttcaaataaataaatgtgttatgTTGATTCTAAGCAATCAGCATCAATACATTCTGAAATGATCAATTTATGATTTAGATGTTGAATACTATGCCATGTATTTTTTGAAGTGCAGTTTCTCACCCATTTCATTTATGCATGACTGACAAACTTGCTCCACATTCAATTTATTAGTTTGTTAAAACAGTGTAAtccaaatatataaatcttaaatttagtcTTAAACATTTTCTGAGTGAATTTTGaaaaagatttctttaaaaaccAAACCTCAAAATCATAAGAGACTCCTGGAGTGCAGTGGGGGatgcttaaattaaattaaagtggtGATTAAATGATAAGGAATATtccaatataaataatttattttgattcCTATTTGATTCATTTTTCCTTGCATCCTTTCCTCATATTCTAGTTGGGAGGAGCTACAGTGCAAGGAAATGAAACAAGGATGCACAATGATCTGAACACACTAGAGGATGGTATACCCTCATTAATTTTGGTCTTTTAAACACCAAGCTAGTATATGATTTCAGAAGATTTGAAATACAGCACACAAATATTCAGCACTTGACTTGAGCACTTTTTGAATACTTTTGTGGTGATTTAGGATCCCTTTGATATGTTTTCAGTGttgtatgggtttggaacaacacaagggaaacaaattaagactttttttaacattatacttaCTTTTCTTTGTCTGATTTGTAGATGTGTGCTATGTCTGGAACTAAGGGGTCATCGGGATTTGGATCACAAAGCAAAGAACATATGGACAAAAGAACTGAAAAAGAGATGAAAACCAATCACAATCATGAAATCATAGGCAAACTGTTTATACTAATAAAGTACAAAGAATTAAAATACACACAAGTACCTTTTGAAACTGTTAGAGCTGGAGACCACTGCGACCTCAGGATGTCCAGGCAAATACTTCCATTACTGTTAATGTTGGGATGGTAGATTTTTGTTGTAAACGCAACCTGTTAAATTGATATGGGTGTCAAAATGCCATTTTAAGATAACACGGCAAGTAAACGGAGGTGGGGTGTAGCGTCACTACCTTTGGTGGCTTGAAGGGATAGTCTGTTGGAAAGTGAATCGTGAGAAAGAACACCCCTCCTTGGTATGGACTGTCACTCTGCAAATCAAAAGAAATGACACTAGAAATTAGCAAACTATATGGGTGTATTAAAATAGGTTACATAAATTTTAGATCGGCCTTTGACAAAAGATGCTGTTGCTTAGTAAAAAAATATGCACAAGTGAAGTCACAACAGAAGTtaagacagaaaaacaaataaaaaacgattatatactgtatttattttaatatgttcaaAGTGGGGAAAGTTTGACCACTGTGGCCTGTTTTCTCTCTAAATTATACTTAAAATTGACTTCACATCTTCACATTCAGTATGTATTATTTAGTAAAGCAAACTGCTAAAGGCTGAGGTAAGTACTTACAGGTCCCATTATTGTTGCCTGCCAAtgaaacactaaaaataaaagaaGAGGCTTATTGAAATTTGTGTTAGATGCTATTATGTAAAGCAACTCAAAGAGAATGACAGTGAACTTACAGTCATCTCCAACCGGTCCAGCAGAGCACTGGGCAGGAGGGTCCCTCTGCAAGTCTTGAAGCTCCTGTAACAGAAgaagaaattaaaaatgaaattattacTCCACAATTatgtttctaaatatatttagataGCCATTCTAATGTGAAGTACATATGTGGAAAAACTCTTTCTAATTTCAGTTTTCaactaatgtaataataaaaaaaaatggctgaaGTCAGTTCACGCGAGTGTCTTAGCAGAGAAAGCACACGTGTAGCTCATTAAAATAAAAGCCACCTGGCTTGATATTTTGTTGTGTATTAAACTTACATTCAAACACTAAGTTAGGCTTTAAATACATTGTGACATCCAAATATGGTTTGAAAAAATTATCACAGGGCTCAAAAGTGCTTTAAACAAATTCTATAGTTTAGTTTATTGAATACATAAAGCCTGCAATATGATATTTGATATGGGAATTTCCAAGGCATTTAAACTCTTGGCATGAATAAAACTTTTGCTGAAAAATCTACCATGTGCATTCTGTgcctacattttttatttttattttatgtattttttttaatgtgaaatctttaatgattttaatgaagTAAAAATAACTTATATTCTTACCGGACTAAAGCATCTTCGGTTTATGTGGTCATttatacaacagaaaaaaataggtaTAAAATCAAATATGATGCATCAGGCTTTTAAGgaatatttatttgttcatgGTCAGAGGGACAAGATTTTTGTGTCTGCATCTAATTTCATTTAGAAAACtgattttaaatacataaaagcatattaaatgcaactaAAGAGTCCGTTTTATCATTTCAAATAACTTttatgaaaatgtcaaaatatgggtgAAATAATGTTCCATCTTCATTCAGTCTAACAGATAAATTTACGGAAAAATCAAACAACATACTTATTCTGACCtgtaattgttaataaaaaaaaaaaaagttatcatacaacattattatattttaaatgatttaatatgaCAAATTGGTAAAACATCGTGATTTAAAGGAAAGTGGCAAAGATTGGTAaagatttaaaattacaattaattattttttttgggggaGGGGGTTGCTGCGGTGTGATCCTTAAAGTCGTTTAAATGTCATCTAACATGATGCTTGttctaaatatgcctgacaagatttTTTCAGTTTACAAACTATTATTACGCTGAATGACATTCTTGTGGGATTCTTCTGTAAATCATGCTAAAAATGTGATAgttgttttaattgtttgttttgccTATACAAAAAGGTATAAATATACTTATTGTGTATATACGATGAAAGTCCTTCCTATTTGTGATGCTTTCTGCCCTATTaccatatacacagccctgagtgagaagctgcggCCCGCCATTACTGatttcttgctgtagctgctcgAGGTACAATGTCAGCAATTTACTGACTGCTGAGGACACGGTGGTTACATCTCATTTTCGAAGGAAATGTcccggaaaaaaaacaaaactcttaTACGTCTGTCCTAACATTTCACGCCAGACTGCCTCACAAACAAGGGTCAGTTCAGCACTGGAGTTGTGCAAatattgcttctgaaagagggactGATACCAACACTTCGTGCGCAAACGTCCAGACTttagacaaagtaagcatcacacatcacattttgttttccaaaagagcttcttggctctgtaaggctaatgttgctaaagctaccatcaTCTGGTTTTCACTATGCTGCATTCACCTGCTACTAGAATGATCATGAATAGAAATCTTGtggttaaaaattgcatttggcaGCAATATAAGGTCAGTAACACGGTCACCAACAGTTATACCGTAACAGTTATGCCCGTGAGCATGAGCTCTTCTGAAAAGGGAGGTGGGAGCAccagaatattttcatttaaaggggacaaacaCAAAAAGACCGTGTGTTTTGGCTTATACcctaaaatgctataaaaaattatctgtggggtatttagAGATAAAAATCCACATACACACTCTAGGGACACCAGAgaactatttaaaatattgaaCCGATGCATTGTATGACACATTTAAACTTTTGATTTTATGCATGAAAACCCAGTTTCATCTTTTACCTTCATATCTCTTATCCAACACTGTAtatttgtattacatta from Carassius carassius chromosome 40, fCarCar2.1, whole genome shotgun sequence harbors:
- the LOC132122014 gene encoding ubiquitin-conjugating enzyme E2 D4-like, with the translated sequence MALKRIQKELQDLQRDPPAQCSAGPVGDDLFHWQATIMGPSDSPYQGGVFFLTIHFPTDYPFKPPKVAFTTKIYHPNINSNGSICLDILRSQWSPALTVSKVLLSICSLLCDPNPDDPLVPDIAHIYKSDKEKYNRLAREWTQKYAM